The sequence TCACCGGTTTGGCATACTGTTCGGCCAGCCGCCCGGCGACAACACCGATCACACCGGCGTGCCAGCCGACGCCGCCGAGTACCAGCGCGGCGTCAGACTCGGCATCAAACTGTTCCTTGATCTGCTTTTGCGCGGCGAGTTGAACGCTCCGCTGCAGCGTGTCTCGGGTACCATTGAGCCCGTCGATGTACTCAGCCAGCATGCGTGCTCGTTCACCGGCCTCGATGGTCATTAGCTCGATCCCCAGCTGGGCTTGGCCGAGCCGGCCAGCGGCATTGAGGCGTGGGGCGAGCGTGAACGACACACTTTCAGTCGTCAGCTCAGAGACTTGGTCGAGCTTGGTCAACTTCATCAATTCGGCCAGCCCCGGCAGCGGGTCGGTCTGCAGGGTTTTCAAGCCATGGTTGACCAGCACTCGATTTTCGTCGATCAGCGGCACCACGTCAGCGATCGTGCCGATCGCGGCGAGGGCGAGCGATTGCATCAGCAATCGCTTCATCGGCGGCGTCACTTTTTTCTGGCCCGCTTTGGCTTGGCACAATGACCACGCTAACTTGAAAGCCACGCCGGCACCACAGAGTTCGCCGAAAGGGTAGGCTGTGCCCGGCAAGCGGGGGTGGACGATGGCGGCGGCGTCGGGTAATTCGTCGCCCATTTGGTGGTGATCGGTGACAATCAGAGTCAGGCCGAGCTCGCGGCAGAGCCGCGCACAACCGATGCTGGCGATCCCGCAATCGACGGAAACCACGATCTGTTTGCCACGGGTGTGCAGTGTGCGGATCGCGTCTTCGTTGAGCCCATAGCCTTCTTCGAGCCGATTGGGAACGTAGTAGCTCACGTCGGCACCGAGCAGACGCAGGGCGTTGACCATGATCGCGGCCGCCGTCATGCCGTCGGCGTCGTAGTCCCCGTAGATCACAATCGGTGTCTGGGCATCGATCGCCGCCAGCAACAGGGCTGTTGCCTCGGGGATGCCCGGCAATTCTTGCGGGTCGCGAAGATTGGTGAGCTTTGTCTCCAGAAAAGCGGCGGCATCGTCGGACGAGTACACGCCGCGGCTGACCAACAATTGAGCGACGACAGGAGCGAGTCCCGACGTGCGAATCAATTGCTCGACCAACGGTGCGTCGTGCGGAGTGATCCGCCATTGCCGCTTCATGCCGGCAGCCTATTTCTTCTTTTCGAGGTGCCAGGTGTGCTTACGGACGTGGGGGTTGTACTTCTTCAACCGCAGTTTTTCACCGCCGGGTTTCCGTTGGATTGTGTAGTTGTAGTGGCCGGTTTCTTCGCAGACCAGGAAGACAGTCTCGGCTTTTTTCTTGCTTTTTGCCATCGAAATGCGGGCGTGGGTGGAGAGTGGGGGATTTGAAATGTGCCAGTTTGGCCCGGAAGTATGGTCTGCCGACCCGGTTTTTGGCAACCCGTGAATTTTTGCTGCCTTTCGCCTGCGTCAGTCACGCGAGCTTGAGTGGAAAAACCTACCGTGGCGTGAATCGCCCTGGCGTGTTTTGGCACAGGTCTTGGCTCACTTTGTCCAGGCCATTCACCCGTGGTGCCGCACTGCCCTGGCGAAGGGTTGTGACCAAAGGTGTCATCTGCCGCCGCGATACTGATTCCAGGCCACGTTTTCTCGTTTCGCGGAGTTCTGTCATGTCAACACTTGATTCGCTGCCGGTCCTGCCGGATGATCTGGGTTCCGAACCGCTTGTCATTTCTCCGCCGGCAGACTGCCGCTCGCCTGGATCGCCCGTGTCGCCCTCCCAGCCTTTCAACACGTCCTCCAACTCGCCCGGCGACGATCCTGAGAAACACAGCTCGCTGGACGATCTTGGCGAGTTGGCTGATTTGGGGGAGCTGCTGCCAGAGTTGGCGAAATTGGGGAAGAGTTCGGCAACGCCGCCCGAGCGGGAGGATGCGGCGCAGGTGGAGCTATTTGAGACCGATCCGCCACCCTGGGAATTGGCGATCCAAGACGACGTGATGCTGGCGTCGATCGTCTTCGCCCGCTCGCCCCACGGGCCGTATGACTACCGCATCCCCGACGCGATGCTGGACGAGCTCAAGCCAGGCATGCGGGTCGCCGTGCCGCTGGGGCATCGCAAAAAGTCGACACCGGGGTGGTGCGTTGCGGTTAAGCAGGGCACGGCCCTGCATCGCAAGCTTCGCGATGTGGCCGAGTGTCTCGACGACGCACCGCTATGTGATTCGGCGCTGGTGCGGCTGGTAATGTGGATGAGTCATTACTACCAAGTGCCCGCCGGCCAGGTCTTTGACACGCTGATCCCGTCGAGCGTCCGCTCGGGAGCCGGGACGAAAAACACCACCTACTTCACGCCCGCGAAGCATCTCTCCGACGCCGAGATCGAAAAGCTACCCGCAAAGCAGCAGGTGGCGATGCGGTTGCTGATCTCGTCAGGCCGAGCGATGACAGCAGCTGAACTCGCCGTGGGAGCGGAGTGTACCGAGGACCCGATCAGGCGGCTGAAAAAGAAGGGCATGATCGTGCCCGAAGTGCGACGTGAGATGCATTCGGGAATTCGTATTTTGGCGCAGCGGAATGATGGAGAGACCGATCAGAGTCACGACCTCACTGAACAACAATCCGCTGCGCTGGAGCGAATCAATGCAGCCGTCGATAGCGGCCGAGGACGGACGCTGCTATTGCACGGGGTAACCGGCAGTGGCAAGACGGAGGTTTACATCAAAGCGATCGAGCACGTGGTTTCGCAGGCTGGATCGGCGATTGTGATGGTGCCTGAAATTAGCCTCACGCCGCAAACGCGAGGACGTTTCGAGAGTCGATTCGAATCCGTCGCTGTGCTGCACTCTCAAATGTCACCGTCGGAGCGACATTTTCATTGGCAGCGGATTCGGCGTGGTGAGGTGCAGGTCGTTATCGGACCGCGCAGCGCTGTCTTCGCACCGCTGCCGAATCTCGGATTGATCGTACTCGATGAAGAGCACGATACGTCGTTCAAGCAGGACTCGCAGCCCCGCTACCACGCGCGGAAAGTCGCTCACGCTCGCGCCATGTCGCTCGGTGTGCCGCTACTGCTCGGTTCCGCGACGCCTTCGATGGAGGCTTGGCATGCGGCTCAGACAGGCCATGCAGAGCTGATTTCGATGCCGGACCGCGTAGCCAATCGGCCGATGCCTGACGTGCAGCTCGTCGATTTGCGAGTTCGCGACGAACGCGGCGGTGGCGGCGCGATCAGTCGACCGCTCAAGCAGGCAGTGGATGACACCCTGCGCGAAAAAGGGCAAGCGATCCTGTTGCTCAATCGACGTGGGTTCGCCACCACGATCCAGTGCCCCGCCTGCGGTCATGTCGTCGCCTGTCCCGACTGCGATATGCCGTTAACGCATCACCGTGATGGCGGCAAAGCGATGTGTCATTACTGCGATTACACCATTGCGACGCCGCCCTGGTGCCCCGCGTGCCGGTTCGACGGGATTCGCTATGGCGGTTTGGGAACTCAGAAACTCGAAGTTGAGACCAAAGCCAAATTTCCTAACGCGAACATCGCTCGCATGGATAGTGACACGATGAAGCGTCCAGGCAGCCATCAACGTGTACTCTCTGAGTTTCGCAGCGGCGAAATCGACATTCTGCTCGGCACGCAGATGATCGCCAAAGGTCTCGATTTTCCCAACGTGTTGTTGGTCGGGGTGATCAATGCGGATTCAGCGTTGCATTTCCCAGACTTTCGCGCCGCCGAGCGGACATTCCAACTCGTCACCCAGGTCGCGGGGCGGACGGGACGGGGAGACCGAGGTGGACGCGTGATCGTGCAAACGTTCACACCCGAGCATCCCGCGATTCAAGCCGCATCGCGCCACGACTATACGAGGTTCGTCGAGGAGGAGATGGTCAATCGGCGGAAGTTCAACTATCCACCGCTGGGCAGCGTCGCTCGGATTATCATTCGCGGTCCAATCGAAGACAAAACCGAAGCGGTGGCCGATGCGATTCTGGCAAGATTGGAATCTGCGCGGGATTTGCTCAATAGTGAAGTCCGCATTCTGGGCCCCGCTCCACCGCCGATCGTGCGACTGCGTGGGAAGTACCGCTTTCACCTGCTGTTGCAGGCGACCGAAGCGGCGGTGGTGGGCGAGACGATTCGCCGCGCATTGGCCGATTTTAAAACCGATCCGAAGGAAGACATCGAGTTTTTAATTGATATCGATCCAGTGAATTTGTTGTGAGGTGTTGCCCGAACGGCTCTCTCCAGAGATCTCGCGGAAGGCTGGATGCTCAACTCTTCCGTCCTCACGCGGTGAACGGTTTTATTGAAAGTACGATGGGACCCTTGTCCCATCCGGAACATTTCTTTTGCACGCTCGGGACAATGGTCTCAAGCTACGGAGCCAGCAACACGCTGCGCAAAGATCGTGCACTGCGTTAGACGCCGGGCTGGGAACGAGCTAATCGAGTCAATACCTTCCGCATTGAAATCGCCGTCCCTCGCCAGGCGGTCGCGATGAGCGTTTGGCAACCCATGCCGGCGAAATCTGCTCGGTCGCCGCGTCACGAGCGCGAATCAGAAAAACTGCTAAAACTACGATTGGCAGCGGCGGTTGTGGATCGTTTTGGCAACTGGTCGTGTGAGCGCTCATGATCCTAATAGGCAGTGGCCCAAGCTTTGAAAGACAATTCTCATTCCGGAATGCACTCGCCATCGGCGAACCACCTGTCGCAATTGATCGATGCTGCGCGGGAGGGCGACAGCGACGCGTTGGGTGAATTGCTCGATAGCTATCGGCGCTTTTTGGTGTTTTTAGCTCGCGCGGGGCTTCACAACCATATGCAGGGCAAGGCGGACCCCTCCGATATTGTCCAAGAGGTATGCCTGGCCGCTCATGGAAACATTTCGGAGTTTCGGGGTGAGTCTGTGGAGGAGTTTGCCGCGTGGTTGCGTAGCATTCTCAGTAATATTTTGGCGATGCATGTCCGCAAATATTTGGGAACTCAGAAGCGTGATCCGCGACTGGAACAGCGATTGGATCAGAGTTTGGCGAGTGCGACCGGGTTTTTACAGTCACAGCTCGCCGGCAACGTGACCTCACCAAGTCAAAACATTGCCAGAGATGAGGCGTTGTTACAGTTGGCCGGTGCATTGGAAGATTTGCCGGAGGACTATCGGCAGGTGATCGTGTTGCGGCACGTCGAGGGGCTTCCGTTTGCCGAGATTGCGAGCTCGATGGGGCGCAGCGTTGACAGCGTTGAGAAGTTGTGGGTGCGTGGCTTGGCGAAGTTAAAAGCAGTGATGAGCGAAATATGAATAGTGTCGACGACACCGACGATGGACGTGTGGTAGCCGCGGTGAAGGATTACATGCGGTTGCTCGATGAGGGGAATGCCCCTACGCATGACGAGTTTTTGCAGCAGCATGCTGAAATCGCCGATGAACTGCGTCCGTCACTCGAAGGGCTGGCGCTCGTTCATCGAGCCCAGCAACCTAAGCCGGTGGCGACGATGGTGGCGCCGGATGCAGAGTTCACAGCACGTCCCATTGGCGATTTCAAGATCGTCGGCGAGCTCGGGCGGGGCGGCATGGGGGTAGTCTACGAGGCGATCCAACTGTCCTTGGGGCGTCACGTAGCATTGAAGGTGCTGCCGTTTGCCTCGGGCCTGAACGAGGTGAGATTGCAGCGTTTTCGTAACGAGGCACATGCGGCGGCAGCGCTTCACCACACCAATATCGTGCCGGTGTACGCAGTGGGTAGCGATCGTGGCGTGCACTATTACGCGATGCAGATGATCGACGGCACCACCCTGGCAGAGTTGATTGAGAAAATGCGGTTAGCCAATGGCAGTCATCCCGGGGCGCGAGCGGGCGAGGATTCGGGGGCCGTTGATGCTGCGCAGAAGAATCGTCGCACGCCGAGCAGGACCGCAGGCGAAGGCCGTGGCCATGATGCAAGGCACCCTGATGCAAGGCACCCTGATGCAAGGCACCCTGATGCAAGGCATACGAGTGACACGATCGCGCGGTATTCAACGATCCTCAGTGAAAGCACCGCAGGCCGACATCGGTACTATCGATCTGTCGTCCGGATGGCCCATCAAGCTGCTGTGGCGATTGAGCACGCTCACCAATATGGCGTGGTCCATCGCGATCTCAAGCCCGCCAATTTATTGCTGGATTCGGTTGGGAAAATATGGGTAACCGACTTCGGTCTGGCGCAGATCCAGAATGAGGCGACGCAGTTGACGCGCACGGGCGATCCCATGGGCACACTGCGGTACATGAGCCCCGAGCAGGCGGCCGGTAATCGTGACGAACTCGATCACCGGACGGATATCTACTCGCTCGGGGTGACGCTCTACGAGCTGTTGACGTTGCAGTCCGCGATCACAGGAGAAGGCTACCGCGAGATGCTCAACAATGTGGCGCTGCATGACCCACCGAGTCCCCGCTCAATCGATCCGGGACTTCCCATTGAACTTGACACCATCGTTCGCAAAGCGATTGCGAAGATTCCGAGCGAACGGTACGCCACTGCTGGCGGTCTGGCGGATGATTTGCAAGCTTGGCTGGACGACAAACCTATCGCAGCAAAGCCGCCGACAGTGTGGGAGCGTGTGAGCAAGTGGCGTCGCCGCAACAGCGGCTTGGTTACGCTGGCCAGCGGCTTTCTGTTGCTGGCGACGCTGGGATTGCTGGTGACCACACTCGTGATTTGGCGTGAGCAACAACGCACAGCAGCTGCATTGGGGCGAGAAACTCAGCAACGGCTGCAGGCACAGAGAAGTTTCCAACAAGCCCGCAGTGCGGTCGATACTTTCAGCCGGCTCAGTGAGAGCGAGCTGGCTTACCGTCCGGATTTGCAAGATGTCCGCCGTAGTTTTCTGGAAGCATCCCTGGAGTTCTACCAAGACTTTTTGCACGACCGGAAGGATGACCCGACGCTGGCGAAAGAGCTTGAGGCAACCTCCACTCGCGTTGAAAAGATGGTAGAAGAATTGCGGATTCTGGAAAGGATGTCGCCACTGCGTGCCCTCGCCGATGCTCAAGTCCAACGAGAGATCGGGATCGATCCCGAAAAAGCCGATATGATTGTGATGGCGTTTGGTGAGTTTAATGAACAACGTCGGCTGCTGGCGAATCAGTTTGTCGGTAGCTTGACGACCGAAAACAGCGAAATGACTGAGCTGACTCAGGATTTCAATGCGTTCATCACCAACGAGATGTCGACGTCGCAAATGACGAGACTTCGTCAAATCATGCGGCAGGATCGCTTGCCTTTCACGTTCACGTCGTCCGAGGTGGTGGCCGCCTTGGGGCTGACCCGTCAACAACGGGATGACATCAACCGCATTATCGAGGACACCCGGCCAGGGCGAGGTGATGGAACAGAGGCTCCCGGCGCCGGTGGTCCACCGCGGTTTGGCGGACCACGAGGTCGCGGTGGCGGTCCAGATGGCTTTGGTCGCGGTGGGCCTGGTCCCGGCGGAGGGCCTGGTCCTGGCGGAGAGGGTCCCGGCGGCGTGGGTCCCGGCGGCGTGGGTCCCGGCGGCGTGGGTCCCGGCGGCGTGGGTCCCGGCGGCGTGGGTCCTGGCGGCGTGGGGCATGAGGGTGGTGGCTACGATGGTCCGCGACAGCAAGGTCCCGGCCATGACGATCGTGGGCATTGGCGATTCAATATCTCGCGGCGATTAGCGACGCAAAACACGGTCACACAGATCTTACAGATCCTGACACCGGATCAACGGGTCAAGTGGGACGAACTGGTCGGGGAACCGTTCGATCGCTAGCCCATCGATGTCTTGCCATTGATTTCTGGATTTTTGGTGACGGTTTCCTGTCCGGAGGGCAACAGGGTGAGTAGCGGAACCGTTTCCCAGCTCTTTGAGAGGGCGAGGTGGCGAAGGCAGACCCGGATGCTCGTCGATAAATCCTGTTAGGAAAAACAACCCATGATTCACGTTCAACCAACCACTCCGCATCGACTCATTCGATGCCGATTTGCAGGAACCCAAGAATGACCGAGTGGTTCCATAACGTTACCGCCACCCAGGTGGATCCGACGCTGCAAGTTCTCGCAACGCGCCTGGTGTTGGCGTGGTTTTGCGGCTGCGTCGTCGCATGGATGGATCGACGGAAAAAGCCGCCGGGCACGGCCGATACTTTGACACTGACGCTCGTGCTGATGAGTATTCTGATCGCGATGGCGACACAGATCATTGGTGACAATATCGCCCGGGCGTTCAGTCTTGTGGGTGCGTTATCCATCGTCCGCTTCCGAACGGCCGTACCCGAAACGCGTGACGTGGCATTTGTGCTAGCCGCCGTCGTGGTGGGAATGGCTGTGGGCGCCGGCCAATATTGGGTGAGCGGTCTGGGGCTGCTGGTCGTTGGACTGGCAACCTATTTCGATCAGTCAGAGAGTCGAGTGACTGATTCGAAAGTGAGTAAACGAACGGCCCGTCCGTCGGCTTGGCGGCTAACGTTGAAAGTGGGGCTCAGTGTCAGCGAAGGTTGGGAGTCTGAATTACTACGCTTCTCGGAGAGTTATGAACTCATGTCTGCTGAGACAGCCCGGCGTGGTGGTGCGATCGAGCTTGCTTACCGTGTCGTCCCAAAACAAGACGAAAATGCCGCCGATCTCGTTGCCGCTCTTAACTCAGTGCCCACAGTCGAGTCAGTAGCGGTTAAGGTGGTGTGAACTTCCCGTTCGCCAACTCGTTGAGGTTCACCTTGTTCTATCGTCAGATTATTTTAATCCTGGCTTTAACGCTCTTTCAAAGTCAATCTGGCCGGGCTGAGGAGACAGATTCCCTCACCCAACGAGGCGATCATTTGGTAGCAGAGTACTTCGCAAGCGAAACGACCAAGCTCAGCGATGCGACTTTTGCTGGGATCGAAACGCTCGAAGATTGGGAGCGAGAACGAGCGGGCTATCGCGACGAGCTGCGGGAAATGTTGGGGCTAGACCCGCCACCAGAGCGAACCGATCTCCATCCCGTCGTCACCGGGACACTTCAAAGCGATGAGGTTGGCGATGAGTTCGTCGTAGAGAAGCTGCACTTTCAGTCATTGCCGGGATTATATGTCACCGCAAATTTATATCGGCCCACCCAGCTGACCGAACCACTCCCTGCGATCTTGTATGTTTGCGGTCACGGTCGTCAAGAAGTTGATGGGGTCAGTGTAGGCAACAAGACACATTACCAGCATCACGGGGAATGGTTCGCCCGCAATGGCTATGTCTGCCTTGTCATCGATACGATTCAACTGGGGGAAATCGAAGGTGTCCACCACGGCACGTACCGATATGGTATGTGGTGGTGGAATAATCGAGGCTACACACCGGCCGGCGTGGAGGCATGGAATTCGATCCGCGCGATTGACTACCTGCAGTCTCGCCCCGAAGTCGATGGCGATCGCATCGGGGTGACCGGTCGCAGTGGCGGTGGCGCCTATTCGTGGTGGGTGGCAGCCTTGGACGAGCGTGTCAAAGTCGCGGTGCCGGTTGCAGGAATCACGAATCTGAAGAATCACGTTGTCGATGGATGCGTCGAGGGCCACTGTGACTGCATGTTCATGGTTAACACGTATCGCTGGGACTACGCTAAGGTCGCTGCGTTAGTGGCGCCCCGCCCGCTCCTGATTTCCAATTCAGATAAAGACCCTATCTTTCCGCTTGATGGTGGCGTCGACGTGTACACGCAAGTGCAACGGATCTATGACCTTTATGGAGCCAAGTCGAAGTTAGGGCTGAACATCACCGAGGGCCCACATCGCGATACGCAGGAGCTACGAGTTCACGCATTCCATTGGTTTAATCGCTATTTAAAAAACGATGAGTCGCTGATCGAAAAAGTAGCGACGCCGTACTTCGAAACGGCAGAGTTAAAAGTGTTCGATGCATTACCTGAAGACGAACGCGTTACCACGATTCAGGAATCCTTTGTGCCGCACGCCTCGAGCGATGGGATGCCGCAATCCGAATCAAAATTCAAAACATTGAGCGAGAGTTGGCTGAAATCGCTTCGTGAGAAGTGCTTTCGCGGTTGGCCCGCGCTCGATGCGGAGCCGCTCAGAGTAAACATCATCGCGAGCGCCCAGCGTGATTCCTGCCGAGTTCGTGCGATTGAGTACGCGTCGCAATCTCCCTATGACTTGACGATGTTCGTCGTCGAACGTTTGCAAGCCGATTCCACCGTTGATGACGAGGCTGCCGCTAACGTGAACGTGCTCGATCAGCAAAGTTGGAACGATGTCGCCCCTGCGCTAGCGTTTATGTTCCCTAAAATCGTGACAGTTGCCGAAGCAGATGAGAGTGCCTGGAAGTCTCTGCATGCGTCGTTGCCGGGTGCGGTGAATGTGTTTGTGGCACCTCGCGGTGTCGGTCTCACGCAGTGGTCGACAGACGAAACGACGCGAAGACACATCCGGCGGCGGTTCATGCTATTGGGCCAAACGGCCGCGTCCATGCAGATCTTTGACGTGCGCCGAGCATTGCAGGCAACGGCGGAGATCGACGCACTTCGCGGCCGCCCTCGCCGTCTCACCGCGACAGGCGACGCGGCTGTATGGGCGTTGTACGCATCGCTGTTTGAGGATCACATCGCTGATTTGACGCTGATTGATTTGCCTGCCCGTAATCGCAACGCTCCGGATATTTTAAACGTCAGCCGCTACGTCGAGATGCCTCAAGTCGT comes from Allorhodopirellula heiligendammensis and encodes:
- the recJ gene encoding single-stranded-DNA-specific exonuclease RecJ gives rise to the protein MKRQWRITPHDAPLVEQLIRTSGLAPVVAQLLVSRGVYSSDDAAAFLETKLTNLRDPQELPGIPEATALLLAAIDAQTPIVIYGDYDADGMTAAAIMVNALRLLGADVSYYVPNRLEEGYGLNEDAIRTLHTRGKQIVVSVDCGIASIGCARLCRELGLTLIVTDHHQMGDELPDAAAIVHPRLPGTAYPFGELCGAGVAFKLAWSLCQAKAGQKKVTPPMKRLLMQSLALAAIGTIADVVPLIDENRVLVNHGLKTLQTDPLPGLAELMKLTKLDQVSELTTESVSFTLAPRLNAAGRLGQAQLGIELMTIEAGERARMLAEYIDGLNGTRDTLQRSVQLAAQKQIKEQFDAESDAALVLGGVGWHAGVIGVVAGRLAEQYAKPVIILSLDQAGKNDAVGSGRVGGTGINLFEALQECENRLVRFGGHPAAGGLTITESEIEAFRGDFCEAVARQWAEQEIEPAIQIDAEAPLGQLNLHIMSQIETMAPFGAGNPRPVLMGRGIELAEPAKKMGKSERHLSVRLKQGDKVIRGVAFGAADWCDPLNDCTGPIEIAYRPVINEFRGYKSVEIHLVDWREQAVAGV
- the rpmG gene encoding 50S ribosomal protein L33; protein product: MAKSKKKAETVFLVCEETGHYNYTIQRKPGGEKLRLKKYNPHVRKHTWHLEKKK
- the priA gene encoding replication restart helicase PriA codes for the protein MSTLDSLPVLPDDLGSEPLVISPPADCRSPGSPVSPSQPFNTSSNSPGDDPEKHSSLDDLGELADLGELLPELAKLGKSSATPPEREDAAQVELFETDPPPWELAIQDDVMLASIVFARSPHGPYDYRIPDAMLDELKPGMRVAVPLGHRKKSTPGWCVAVKQGTALHRKLRDVAECLDDAPLCDSALVRLVMWMSHYYQVPAGQVFDTLIPSSVRSGAGTKNTTYFTPAKHLSDAEIEKLPAKQQVAMRLLISSGRAMTAAELAVGAECTEDPIRRLKKKGMIVPEVRREMHSGIRILAQRNDGETDQSHDLTEQQSAALERINAAVDSGRGRTLLLHGVTGSGKTEVYIKAIEHVVSQAGSAIVMVPEISLTPQTRGRFESRFESVAVLHSQMSPSERHFHWQRIRRGEVQVVIGPRSAVFAPLPNLGLIVLDEEHDTSFKQDSQPRYHARKVAHARAMSLGVPLLLGSATPSMEAWHAAQTGHAELISMPDRVANRPMPDVQLVDLRVRDERGGGGAISRPLKQAVDDTLREKGQAILLLNRRGFATTIQCPACGHVVACPDCDMPLTHHRDGGKAMCHYCDYTIATPPWCPACRFDGIRYGGLGTQKLEVETKAKFPNANIARMDSDTMKRPGSHQRVLSEFRSGEIDILLGTQMIAKGLDFPNVLLVGVINADSALHFPDFRAAERTFQLVTQVAGRTGRGDRGGRVIVQTFTPEHPAIQAASRHDYTRFVEEEMVNRRKFNYPPLGSVARIIIRGPIEDKTEAVADAILARLESARDLLNSEVRILGPAPPPIVRLRGKYRFHLLLQATEAAVVGETIRRALADFKTDPKEDIEFLIDIDPVNLL
- a CDS encoding sigma-70 family RNA polymerase sigma factor, encoding MAQALKDNSHSGMHSPSANHLSQLIDAAREGDSDALGELLDSYRRFLVFLARAGLHNHMQGKADPSDIVQEVCLAAHGNISEFRGESVEEFAAWLRSILSNILAMHVRKYLGTQKRDPRLEQRLDQSLASATGFLQSQLAGNVTSPSQNIARDEALLQLAGALEDLPEDYRQVIVLRHVEGLPFAEIASSMGRSVDSVEKLWVRGLAKLKAVMSEI
- a CDS encoding serine/threonine protein kinase — protein: MNSVDDTDDGRVVAAVKDYMRLLDEGNAPTHDEFLQQHAEIADELRPSLEGLALVHRAQQPKPVATMVAPDAEFTARPIGDFKIVGELGRGGMGVVYEAIQLSLGRHVALKVLPFASGLNEVRLQRFRNEAHAAAALHHTNIVPVYAVGSDRGVHYYAMQMIDGTTLAELIEKMRLANGSHPGARAGEDSGAVDAAQKNRRTPSRTAGEGRGHDARHPDARHPDARHPDARHTSDTIARYSTILSESTAGRHRYYRSVVRMAHQAAVAIEHAHQYGVVHRDLKPANLLLDSVGKIWVTDFGLAQIQNEATQLTRTGDPMGTLRYMSPEQAAGNRDELDHRTDIYSLGVTLYELLTLQSAITGEGYREMLNNVALHDPPSPRSIDPGLPIELDTIVRKAIAKIPSERYATAGGLADDLQAWLDDKPIAAKPPTVWERVSKWRRRNSGLVTLASGFLLLATLGLLVTTLVIWREQQRTAAALGRETQQRLQAQRSFQQARSAVDTFSRLSESELAYRPDLQDVRRSFLEASLEFYQDFLHDRKDDPTLAKELEATSTRVEKMVEELRILERMSPLRALADAQVQREIGIDPEKADMIVMAFGEFNEQRRLLANQFVGSLTTENSEMTELTQDFNAFITNEMSTSQMTRLRQIMRQDRLPFTFTSSEVVAALGLTRQQRDDINRIIEDTRPGRGDGTEAPGAGGPPRFGGPRGRGGGPDGFGRGGPGPGGGPGPGGEGPGGVGPGGVGPGGVGPGGVGPGGVGPGGVGHEGGGYDGPRQQGPGHDDRGHWRFNISRRLATQNTVTQILQILTPDQRVKWDELVGEPFDR
- a CDS encoding DUF4956 domain-containing protein yields the protein MTEWFHNVTATQVDPTLQVLATRLVLAWFCGCVVAWMDRRKKPPGTADTLTLTLVLMSILIAMATQIIGDNIARAFSLVGALSIVRFRTAVPETRDVAFVLAAVVVGMAVGAGQYWVSGLGLLVVGLATYFDQSESRVTDSKVSKRTARPSAWRLTLKVGLSVSEGWESELLRFSESYELMSAETARRGGAIELAYRVVPKQDENAADLVAALNSVPTVESVAVKVV
- a CDS encoding alpha/beta hydrolase family protein — translated: MNFPFANSLRFTLFYRQIILILALTLFQSQSGRAEETDSLTQRGDHLVAEYFASETTKLSDATFAGIETLEDWERERAGYRDELREMLGLDPPPERTDLHPVVTGTLQSDEVGDEFVVEKLHFQSLPGLYVTANLYRPTQLTEPLPAILYVCGHGRQEVDGVSVGNKTHYQHHGEWFARNGYVCLVIDTIQLGEIEGVHHGTYRYGMWWWNNRGYTPAGVEAWNSIRAIDYLQSRPEVDGDRIGVTGRSGGGAYSWWVAALDERVKVAVPVAGITNLKNHVVDGCVEGHCDCMFMVNTYRWDYAKVAALVAPRPLLISNSDKDPIFPLDGGVDVYTQVQRIYDLYGAKSKLGLNITEGPHRDTQELRVHAFHWFNRYLKNDESLIEKVATPYFETAELKVFDALPEDERVTTIQESFVPHASSDGMPQSESKFKTLSESWLKSLREKCFRGWPALDAEPLRVNIIASAQRDSCRVRAIEYASQSPYDLTMFVVERLQADSTVDDEAAANVNVLDQQSWNDVAPALAFMFPKIVTVAEADESAWKSLHASLPGAVNVFVAPRGVGLTQWSTDETTRRHIRRRFMLLGQTAASMQIFDVRRALQATAEIDALRGRPRRLTATGDAAVWALYASLFEDHIADLTLIDLPARNRNAPDILNVSRYVEMPQVVMMAADRVEQLEIEVSGEELAQWRSTQWPDFCDDIIIVENTK